From a single Arachis hypogaea cultivar Tifrunner chromosome 3, arahy.Tifrunner.gnm2.J5K5, whole genome shotgun sequence genomic region:
- the LOC112790815 gene encoding uncharacterized protein — MVKHRFRESIKSLFGSHLDPEKEEQLQGAKTEIDDKVKRILKLIKDDNLEEDGPPLEQSKKEPLVELIEDFHNQYQSLYARYDHLTGELRKKIHGKQGENESSSSSSDSDSDYSSRDKVRKNGQLESDFQKIIEGLKQELEMASVEVAELNQRLTSTHEEKEDLNSKYVAALSKIEEVEKINMDLKSDAEASSIQRSKLLDENAELKNQLDIAGKTEAELSQRLEDLKTEKDSLASEKETAIQQIVEEKKITDDLRTTVDQLKDEKFSLEKELQVVTGEIFILKQQLEHADEEMTKVNNNLRVTEEENESLKLKLSQASDEVQLSHRRVQELVDELSQLKEEHVAALSKIEEVDKINMDLKTDAEASSIQRSKLLEENAELKNQLDVAGKTEAELSQRLEDLKTEKDSLTLEKDTAIQQIVEEKKITDDLRTTVDQLKDEKFSLEKELRVVTGEISILKQQLEHADEEMTKVNNNLRVTGEETESLKLTISQASDEVQLSHRRIQELVDELSQLKEKHDEKEREVSTLTEMHEGHQNESSNKIRELEGQVTNLALELESHQTQKRDMEEQIKRGTTEARELGEHNLGLRSQISELEMKSKEREEELFSLKKKLEDNEEESSSKILDLTSQITNLLTDISTLHSKNNELEEQIISKSSEASAQVKSITDNMSVLQHEVESLQQQKADLEVQLVEKVQENSEYAIQLQNLKEEVDRKTLEQEKLMEDTENLLMQIRNLESEVSTMKNQKSVDDELIRANSHEIDHLRQEKLELLDKTAELEKTSSERESAFSVIQDTLRKVEEESSAQIMNLTEKINNLQNDLVSLENHKQESSQQYDGLKLEVDSIHSQKSELEEQARAKDHENSELREEIIGLKGTITALETTMAEKKFALSTLQEKFHEKENEASALTTQVNNLQNDLLSLQGLKEELELHCGKIKEEHAERFTLIENEKNELAGKSTSLQRTLEEREDAYQKLNEGYIQIEGWLKESKVSLEVAEKKIEEMEREFHEGSEFKNQMMAELEHTVEDLKRDLEEKGDEINTMFENVRMLEVKLRLSNQKLRVTEQLLSEKEESFRKAEEKFQQEQKALEDMIATLSVKLAANNEAFQEIIAGVKECVNSVTVGIETVCWNFSDKCKNHENSISNMSRELQVAKNGFREMNKEKEQLQTQRHQLLEQLRDKKEEELALRERIGKLEAKASKDESEKTNLAANMAQLRNTVGELEKKMKEKDDGMLDLGEEKREAIRQLCLWIDYHRSRYDYLKDVLSKTGRGQRTA; from the exons ATGGTGAAACATCGCTTTAGAGAGTCTATAAAATCTTTGTTTGGAAGTCATCTTGACCCTGAGAAAGAAGAGCAACTGCAGGGAGCTAAAACAG AAATTGATGACAAAGTGAAAAGGATATTGAAACTTATTAAAGATGACAACCTTGAAGAGGATGGCCCCCCTTTAGAGCAATCTAAGAAGGAACCACTTGTTGAACTGATTGAGGATTTCCACAATCAGTACCAATCGCTCTATGCACGATATGATCATTTGACAGGTGAGTTAAGGAAAAAGATTCATGGCAAGCAAGGAGAAAATGAGAGCTCATCGTCCAGTTCAGACTCAGATTCAGATTATTCTTCAAGAGACAAAGTCAGAAAAAATGGACAGCTGGAAAGTGACTTTCAAAAGATAATTGAAGGCTTAAAGCAAGAACTTGAAATGGCTAGTGTGGAAGTTGCTGAATTAAACCAGAGGTTGACAAGTACTCATGAAGAGAAGGAGGATCTTAATTCGAAATATGTTGCAGCATTGAGCAAGATAGaagaagtagagaaaataaacatGGATTTGAAATCTGATGCTGAAGCATCGAGTATTCAAAGATCAAAACTTTTGGATGAGAATGCTGAACTAAAAAATCAACTGGACATTGCTGGTAAGACAGAAGCTGAGCTGAGTCAAAGATTGGAGGACTTGAAGACAGAAAAAGATAGTTTGGCATCGGAGAAGGAGACAGCTATCCAGCAGATTGTCGAGGAAAAGAAGATTACAGATGACCTGAGAACCACAGTTGATCAACTGAAGGATGAGAAATTCTCTCTTGAGAAAGAATTACAAGTCGTGACAGGGGAAATTTTCATTCTAAAACAGCAGTTAGAGCATGCAGATGAGGAAATGACAAAGGTCAACAACAACCTGAGAGTCACTGAGGAAGAAAATGAATCATTGAAATTGAAACTTTCACAGGCTTCTGATGAGGTCCAGCTTTCTCACAGAAGAGTTCAAGAACTTGTAGACGAATTGAGTCAGTTAAAGGAGGAACATGTTGCAGCATTGAGCAAAATAGAAGAAGTAGACAAAATAAACATGGATTTGAAAACTGATGCTGAAGCATCGAGTATTCAAAGATCAAAACTTTTGGAAGAGAATGCTGAACTAAAAAATCAACTGGATGTTGCTGGTAAGACAGAAGCGGAGCTGAGTCAAAGATTGGAGGACTTGAAGACAGAAAAAGATAGTTTGACACTGGAGAAGGACACAGCTATCCAGCAGATTGTCGAGGAAAAGAAGATTACAGATGACCTGAGAACCACAGTTGATCAACTGAAGGATGAGAAATTCTCGCTTGAGAAAGAATTACGAGTTGTGACAGGGGAAATTTCCATTCTAAAACAGCAGTTAGAGCATGCAGATGAGGAAATGACAAAGGTCAACAACAACCTGAGAGTCACTGGGGAAGAAACTGAATCATTGAAATTGACAATTTCACAGGCTTCTGATGAGGTTCAGCTTTCTCACAGAAGAATTCAAGAACTTGTAGATGAATTGAGTCAGTTAAAGGAGAAACATGATGAGAAGGAAAGGGAAGTTTCAACCCTCACCGAGATGCATGAAGGGCATCAGAATGAATCCTCAAATAAAATTAGGGAGCTTGAGGGACAAGTCACAAACCTGGCACTAGAACTAGAATCACATCAAACCCAGAAAAGAGATATGGAGGAGCAAATTAAAAGGGGCACAACTGAAGCAAGGGAACTGGGAGAGCACAATTTAGGGCTACGTAGCCAGATTTCAGAACTTGAAATGAAGtccaaagaaagagaagaggaactATTTTCCCTCAAGAAGAAACTTGAAGATAATGAGGAGGAGTCATCCTCTAAAATATTAGATTTGACATCTCAGATAACCAATCTGCTGACTGACATAAGCACATTACATTCAAAAAACAATGAACTGGAAGAGCAGATAATTTCAAAGAGCAGTGAAGCATCAGCTCAAGTCAAAAGCATTACTGATAACATGAGTGTGTTGCAGCACGAAGTGGAGTCCCTACAACAACAGAAAGCTGACTTGGAAGTTCAGTTAGTGGAAAAAGTCCAAGAGAATTCAGAGTATGCAATTCAATTGCAAAATCTGAAAGAGGAGGTTGACAGAAAAACCCTGGAACAAGAGAAACTTATGGAAGACACCGAAAATTTACTCATGCAGATAAGGAATCTGGAATCAGAGGTGAGCACTATGAAGAACCAGAAAAGTGTAGATGATGAGCTGATAAGGGCTAACAGCCACGAGATTGATCATTTGAGACAAGAGAAGTTGGAGCTACTTGACAAAACAGCAGAATTAGAGAAAACATCATCAGAGAGAGAATCCGCGTTTTCTGTCATCCAGGACACACTTCGTAAAGTAGAGGAAGAGAGTTCAGCTCAAATAATGAATTTGACTGAGAAAATTAACAATCTTCAAAATGATTTGGTTTCCTTGGAGAATCATAAACAAGAGTCATCACAGCAGTATGACGGACTGAAGTTGGAGGTGGATTCTATACACAGCCAGAAGAGTGAACTTGAAGAGCAGGCAAGAGCTAAAGATCATGAGAACAGCGAGCTGAGAGAGGAAATTATTGGATTGAAGGGAACAATCACTGCGCTGGAGACAACAATGGCAGAAAAGAAGTTTGCGTTGTCCACTTTGCAGGAAAAATTTCATGAGAAAGAGAACGAAGCTTCTGCCTTAACCACCCAAGTGAATAATCTGCAAAATGACTTGCTTTCATTGCAGGGCTTAAAAGAAGAGTTGGAGCTCCACTGTGGAAAAATCAAAGAAGAACATGCAGAAAGGTTTACACTCAtagagaatgaaaagaatgagctagcAGGAAAGTCAACCAGTCTTCAGAGAACATTAGAAGAACGAGAAGATGCTTATCAGAAGTTAAATGAAGGTTATATACAAATCGAAGGTTGGCTGAAGGAAAGCAAGGTGAGCCTTGAAGTTGCTGAGAAGAAGATTGAAGAAATGGAACGTGAATTCCATGAAGGCAGTGAGTTTAAGAATCAGATGATGGCTGAACTGGAGCATACAGTGGAGGATCTGAAGAGAGACCTTGAAGAGAAAGGAGATGAAATCAACACTATGTTTGAGAATGTCCGCATGCTCGAGGTTAAGCTTCGTCTTTCCAATCAGAAGTTACGCGTCACAGAACAATTGCTAAGTGAGAAGGAGGAGAGCTTTAGAAAAGCTGAAGAAAAGTTCCAACAAGAGCAGAAAGCTCTTGAAGACATGATTGCTACTTTGTCAGTAAAGCTTGCTGCCAACAATGAAGCTTTTCAGGAAATCATAGCCGGTGTTAAAGAGTGTGTGAACAGCGTGACGGTTGGCATAGAAACCGTTTGCTGGAATTTCTCTGATAAATGTAAAAATCATGAGAACTCTATCTCCAACATGTCTCGTGAGCTTCAGGTTGCAAAGAACGGTTTCAGGGAGATGAACAAGGAAAAAGAGCAATTGCAGACACAGAGACACCAATTGCTGGAGCAGCTGCGGGATAAGAAGGAAGAAGAGTTAGCTTTGAGGGAGAGGATTGGGAAGCTGGAGGCAAAAGCAAGCAAGGATGAATCAGAGAAGACGAATCTGGCAGCGAACATGGCTCAACTGAGGAATACAGTTGGAGAATTGGagaagaagatgaaagagaaAGATGATGGCATGTTGGACTTGGGTGAAGAGAAGAGGGAGGCCATAAGGCAGCTTTGTTTGTGGATTGATTATCATCGCAGCCGTTATGACTATCTCAAAGACGTTCTATCAAAGACAGGTAGAGGCCAACGAACGGCTTAA